The following is a genomic window from Rhododendron vialii isolate Sample 1 chromosome 9a, ASM3025357v1.
TTCGTCACCAATGACCCAAAAGTTAATTGTCCGACATGCAAGTCTACTATGTCGTACGATGTAACATTCGTCCCATCAAAGGTTGCCAATACTGGTTTATCCGGTGAGGGAGGCTACGTTAAAGGTGTCGTAACATATATGGTGATGGATGATTTGGTGGTGATGCCCATGTCTAACATCTCTGGTATTGCATTGCTTAGCAAGTTCAATGTTACAAATGTTCAATCTTTGGAGGAGAAGGTGGTGAGTTTTGGGATGGACGAGGTAATTGATGTTTCCCTAGCCTCTCTCTTATTccttagtttttctttttgttattccTCTTTTTGGTTAATTTCGATCAAGGACTTCCAGATTCAAATATTGCGATTCTTGTTAGAACAAGGATCGCACAGCATTGTAGTTCAAAATAAGGGAAAAGTTGTTATTGCCAGATATGCATTTGGGTAATTGTTTACAGAGAATTTGCATATAATTCTTATGAGTGACTGTAGTAGTAAAGAGACATTGAACATATATGCCCTtcttttctagggtttgaagCTGTTAAAGGCGACTTTTGCATTCAAAAATGGTGTTAACAAGTGTCTTCCTTGGAGGCATGAAGACAATTGTATCAGAGCCGGTtgtaatcacgcgtatggattaaacaggccatgttgtccgtaggttataaagggtagaacgtagaactgtgctaacccttgttttgcagcgttcttacccagctattatggtcacataatttttattggttttatgtgattggatcccacgataattttttcgtggttattgttatttattgggtatcacgattatttttcgtggttgtaataattaacgtagcatgtgttatttattgggtgccacgattatttttcgtggttgtaataattaacgtagcatgtgaactccaatagAGGCACAAGATTGATATTTGTATGTTTGAATAGGATttctgaataggatttctagactggttagagatggacctttaggttcattagaagttaaggaactttcag
Proteins encoded in this region:
- the LOC131299844 gene encoding uncharacterized protein LOC131299844, with product MASSSSSKEVITLKLLVDTKNNRVLFAEAGKDFIDFLFTLLSLPIGTVVRLLTAKSLVGSLGNLYDSVDNLSDTYMQPNQKKEVLLKPKVAIRSTKASLLLTDDDAPEPAVNKAYKQCANCYRFVTNDPKVNCPTCKSTMSYDVTFVPSKVANTGLSGEGGYVKGVVTYMVMDDLVVMPMSNISGIALLSKFNVTNVQSLEEKVVSFGMDEDFQIQILRFLLEQGSHSIVVQNKGKVVIARYAFG